The genomic window TGGTGGGTCTCCTGGGGCGCCTTCGTCGGTGTCTTCCTGGCCCGTATCTCGCGTGGCCGCACCATCCGCGGCTTCATCATGGGCGTCCTGGCCGTGCCCAGCGTGGTGTTCTTCACCTGGTTCACGGTCTTCGGCGGCACGGCGATCCACATCGACCTGTTCGAGGACGGCGACATCGCCAAGCAGACCGCGGCCGACATCAACAGCGCGTTCTTCGCGACCCTCGACCACTTCCCGCTCGCCGGGGCCACCTCGGTGATCGCGATCGTCCTGGTCGTGATGTTCTTCGTCTCCGGCGCGGACGCCAACACCTACGTGCTGTCCATGATGACCTCGGACGGATCGCTCACCCCGCGTCGTTCGGTGCTCGTCCTCTGGGGTGTCCTCACCGGTGTCACCGCCGTCGTCCTCATGCTCGCCGGCGGACTGAACGCCCTTCAGAACACCGTCATCGTGACGTCCCTGCCGTTCCTCGCGATCATCGCCGGTCTGGCGGTGTCCTTCTGGAAAGAGCTGCGTGCCGACAGAAAGGAGAAGCTCGATGTCGCACTCTGACGTCCGTCGTGGGCTCATCGAGAAGGTGTGGGCCGCGGCCTGGGGCCAGGGGGACGTCGATGCCCTCGACGCGCTGCTGAGCCCGGCGTACCTCCGCCACGGCGGGGACCCGCACCCGCAGGACCTGAACGCCTTCAAGGCCGCGATCGTCTCGACCCGAGCGGCCTTCCCGGACCTGGTCACGACCATCGACGACATCGTGGTCGAAGGCGACAGGGCCGCGATCCGCTGGCACAGCAGCGGAAACCACGAGAACGCCTTCCTCGGTGTTCCTCCCACCAAGCGGCAGATCGAGGTCAGCGGCGCCACGTTCGCCCGCTTCGAGGGGGACCGGATCGTCGAGGAACACGTGACGTGGGACCCCCGGGCGCTGCTCTCGGCGCTGGGCGTCATCCGGGTGGGACAGGACTGACGACACGATGACTAGGAGCAGCTCCATGGCCCCGCTTGCCTCGAAGCCCGACCTCGATGTGATGAAGCAGGTCAACCGGCAGTTCGTCACCGGTGTCACGGTCGTGACCGCGATGGACGGAGAGACCCCCAGAGGGCTGGCCGTCAACGCGTTCTCGAGCATCTCGCTCGACCCCGCCACCGTGATGGTGTGCGTCCAGCGCACCTCGTCCACCCACGACTGTCTGTTCCGTGCGGGCCACCTCGCGATCAACATCCTGTCCACGGACCAACTCGACGTCGTCGGTACGTTCGCGAGCAAGGCCGATGACAAGTTCAAGGACGTGGAATGGGAGAGCGGCCCGTTCGGCAGCCCGCTGATCGCTCGGAGCAGCGCGCAGATGGAGGTCGAGATCCGCGAGCGGCTGCAGGCCAGCACCCACACCGTGTTCATCTGCCGCGTGGTGCACGCCGCGGTCGCCGCGAACCATCCGATGGTCTACAGCGCGGGTAAGTTCTTCGACGGCGGCGCGCTCGCGCCGCTGGGATGACCGGCGGGCGGCTGGGGACGGAGGAGGGTTCGGTGAATCGCGCAAAGAGCGAACCGAAGTGGGGGTCCCCCAGGCCGGAGGCCGGGGGAGGGTCGATGCAGGCCAGGGTGATCGCCGAGATGCGCCGGCGGATCATCAAGGGAGACATCGTGCCCGGGGCTCCGCTCTCGGAGTTCGCCCTCGCGGAGGAGTTCGGCGTCAGCCGTACGCCGGTACGCGAAGCCCTCAAGCAGTTGCAGACCGAAGGGCTGGTCGAAATCCGGCCCCGCGTCGGGACGTTCGTCACCACCCCCTCCCGCCGCGAGATCACGGAACTCTTCGAGATGAAGGAACTCCTCGAGGGCGCGGCCGCCCGCCTCCTCGCCCGGCGCGGTCGTGTCGAGGAGATCGACATGCTCGAGCGGAACCTGCGCGAGGCCGACGCGGCGGTCGAGCGGGACGACCGTGAGCGGTACGCCGAGTTGGTCCAGGAGTTCCACGACCTGCTCATAGCCGGTGCCGACAACAGCAAGTTGGAGGCCCACTACCGGATGCTGATGAATCAGCTGGCCTACCCCCGGCTGGTGAACACGTCGCTGAGCCAGCCGGGCCGTGCCCTGCAGTCGGACCGCGAGCATCACCTCGTCCTGGAGCTGATCCTGGAGAAGGACGGTGACAGCGCCGAGCACGTGATGCGTGAGCACGTCAGGGCAAGCCGGCGCGCGCTGCTGGCGGGGCTGCCCATCGGCGGTTCGCACGAGGGGTTCGGCATGGCCGGTTCCTGATACCGGGCCCGGCCGGCCTGTTCATTGCGCTGCCGCCGGTGCCGGTGCCGGTGCCGGTGCCGGTGCCGGTGCCGTCTGTGGCGCTGTGGTGGCTGTGGCGGGGATGTGGGGGACGGACGGGAACCGGGAGAGCTTTGGCGCAGAGCTGCGGGGGTTCAACGGCGACGGCGATCACGTCCACCTGCTCGTCCACCACCCGCCGAAGACCGCCCTGTCCAAGCTCGTCAACAGCCTCAAAGGCGTCAGCTTCCGCTACCTGCACGCGCAGTACACCGGCCGGCTCAACCGGATCGGGACGGGGACCGGTGTCCTGGTCCCCGTCCTACTGCGTGGCGTCCTGCGGCGGCGCACCGCCCGCTTCCTGCGCGCCTCCTTTTGACCCGTCGGCGCCGGCGTCGCCGACCGGTCTCCGTGTGGTCTGCACGGCCTTGGTCTTCGCTGTGCTCCTGATCTGATCGGGGAGGCGGGCCCGGCGAGGGTGCGTGTCTTCACCCACGTGA from Streptomyces sp. DSM 40750 includes these protein-coding regions:
- a CDS encoding GntR family transcriptional regulator; this encodes MQARVIAEMRRRIIKGDIVPGAPLSEFALAEEFGVSRTPVREALKQLQTEGLVEIRPRVGTFVTTPSRREITELFEMKELLEGAAARLLARRGRVEEIDMLERNLREADAAVERDDRERYAELVQEFHDLLIAGADNSKLEAHYRMLMNQLAYPRLVNTSLSQPGRALQSDREHHLVLELILEKDGDSAEHVMREHVRASRRALLAGLPIGGSHEGFGMAGS
- a CDS encoding flavin reductase family protein translates to MAPLASKPDLDVMKQVNRQFVTGVTVVTAMDGETPRGLAVNAFSSISLDPATVMVCVQRTSSTHDCLFRAGHLAINILSTDQLDVVGTFASKADDKFKDVEWESGPFGSPLIARSSAQMEVEIRERLQASTHTVFICRVVHAAVAANHPMVYSAGKFFDGGALAPLG
- a CDS encoding ester cyclase codes for the protein MSHSDVRRGLIEKVWAAAWGQGDVDALDALLSPAYLRHGGDPHPQDLNAFKAAIVSTRAAFPDLVTTIDDIVVEGDRAAIRWHSSGNHENAFLGVPPTKRQIEVSGATFARFEGDRIVEEHVTWDPRALLSALGVIRVGQD